One stretch of Gopherus flavomarginatus isolate rGopFla2 chromosome 2, rGopFla2.mat.asm, whole genome shotgun sequence DNA includes these proteins:
- the FBXO43 gene encoding F-box only protein 43: MSESRSVLSILKRGRLTSPSNNVKYSSFKDSCSTSIFHDSGYNVSLKDPSFDHTDAEHKDELSARQLSLLHEYSEHSHPNLVIPVSSPIENGKNSISLSERKEANVATDFFETPKVSKKDSSLRRRLLLSKTALGGIVGCFERQTNSLDCSRRKTLSHVLSFEERLSKSSSYSPRDNTYKPLATSTLKTEEFSPACQKLRLAFSQQRTSTVDDSKCKNNLLSEPECLSPIHHNNSKDIIIDKTPNEFSDSALTCVSDESTYLELLRTPASCMLSETNEDKFLTPVSNLIADFNFDLLDTNTPPSHVVSDLDLSVPEDSGFNSLGLDKSEDSSSDHEGSFQELLQKQKEVCKLLDAKRKLRKLDRVRRLSILPERGSQSETEEDYDAKLINSEYKLKVVRDPASEDSGLVFNEENSGDLILNLGDLSRTPALQVVHEIFMRSKKKRPEQNGLLENTERAEMSVLEYILAGLIGKKMGLEKLDILTELKYRDLKHILAIVLGALTVESLCSIWKVSKNWREIVIQDKNAYLRRKLYIKQLKAEAGGCLLHVEDAATRLNILSRSALRPVQAQAKTAVSQTPPSCNELLTPTGCSSVPQSTSKQEEYLKIAKTLFIDEALKPCPRCQCPAKYQPLKKRGLCSREACAFDFCILCLCTFHGSKECNSSSAKQRNKKDALPGSAQSKRNLKRL, from the exons ATGTCAGAAAGTCGCTCAGTGCTGTCTATTCTTAAAAGAGGAAGGTTGACTTCTCCCAGCAACAATGTGAAATACTCCAGCTTTAAAGACTCTTGTTCCACCTCCATATTTCATGATAGTGGATATAATGTATCATTAAAAGACCCTAGCTTTGATCATACTGATGCAGAACATAAAGATGAACTGAGTGCAAGACAACTATCATTACTGCATGAGTATTCTGAACATTCACACCCTAATTTAGTAATTCCAGTGTCGTCTCCCATCGAAAATGGAAAGAATTCTATCTCTTTATCTGAAAGAAAAGAGGCAAATGTAGCTACAGATTTTTTTGAAACTCCTAAAGTAAGTAAAAAAGACTCATCACTGCGTAGGAGATTGCTTCTGTCTAAAACTGCTTTGGGAGGCATTGTAGGATGCTTTGAAAGACAAACCAATTCTTTGGATTGCAGTAGGAGAAAAACATTATCTCACGTTCTCAGTTTTGAAGAAAGACTTTCAAAAAGTTCTTCATATTCTCCAAGAGATAACACATACAAACCTCTAGCTACTAGCACTTTAAAAACTGAGGAGTTTAGTCCTGCTTGCCAAAAATTGAGGCTTGCCTTTTCACAGCAAAGGACTTCTACAGTAGATGATTCCAAATGTAAAAACAACTTGTTGTCAGAACCTGAATGTTTATCTCCAATTCACCATAATAATTCTAAGGACATTATTATTGATAAGACTCCTAATGAGTTCAGTGATAGTGCCCTTACGTGCGTTAGTGATGAAAGCACCTACCTGGAATTGCTTAGAACCCCTGCATCTTGTATGTTATCTGAGACAAATGAGGATAAATTTCTGACTCCAGTCAGCAACCTAATAGCAGATTTTAACTTTGATTTACTTGACACAAATACTCCCCCTTCTCATGTGGTAAGTGACTTGGACCTTTCAGTGCCTGAAGACAGTGGGTTTAATTCCCTTGGCTTAGATAAATCAGAAGATTCTTCTTCAGATCATGAGGGATCTTTCCAAGAACTCCttcaaaaacaaaaggaagtttgcAAACTTCTGGATGCTAAAAGAAAGTTAAGAAAACTAGACCGAGTGAGGAGGTTATCTATCCTTCCAGAACGGGGTTCACAGTCAGAGACAGAGGAAGACTATGATGCTAAGCTAATTAATTCAGAATATAAATTAAAAGTAGTAAGAGACCCTGCCAGTGAAGACAGTGGATTGGTTTTTAATGAGGAGAATAGTGGAGATTTGATTCTAAATCTTGGGGATTTATCAAGAACACCTGCTTTACAAGTAGTCCATGAAATCTTCatgcgaagcaaaaaaaaaagaccagAGCAAAATGGACTCTTGGAGAACACTGAAAGAGCTGAAATGTCTGTATTAGAATACATTCTTGCTGGACTCATAGGCAAGAAAATGGGCCTTGAAAAATTAGATATTTTAACAGAATTAAAATACAGAGATTTAAAGCATATTCTTGCTATAGTTTTAGGTGCTTTGACTGTGGAAAGCCTATGCAG tattTGGAAAGTAAGCAAGAACTGGCGTGAAATTGTTATACAAGACAAAAATGCATATCTCAGGAGAAAGCTGTACATAAAACAGCTGAAGGCGGAAGCTGGG GGATGTCTCTTGCATGTTGAAGATGCTGCCACAAGACTTAATATTCTAAGTAGATCGGCTCTAAGACCTGTTCAAGCTCAAGCTAAAACTGCTGTGTCACAAACACCACCTTCTTGCAATGAGCTTTTAACACCTACAGGATGCAGTTCTGTTCCCCAGTCAACTAGTAAACAGGAAGAGTACCTTAAG ATTGCCAAAACCCTTTTTATTGATGAAGCTTTAAAACCTTGTCCAAGGTGTCAGTGCCCAGCTAAGTATCAGCCCTTAAAGAAAAGGGGACTATGTAGCCGAGAAGCCTGTGCATTTgacttttgtattttgtgtttgtGCACCTTCCACGGATCAAAAGAATGCAATAGTTCATCTGCAAAGCAGCGAAATAAAAAAGATGCTCTTCCAGGAAGTGCCCAAAGCAAGAGAAATTTAAAACGACTCTAA